The proteins below come from a single Mucilaginibacter mali genomic window:
- a CDS encoding DUF4209 domain-containing protein has product MKKDKVDLKEIKVMSQLYELLEKDALLLTRDHRLLDVLVDYRNQTENTDEKQLAQWELEAFLFGFHGIDPFAYSTSTGAEPGTYNEFPDMDDFQAKAFNYLRQRCVQANNPVLVARYHHLVWRGPKGIKNKAFATRAIDGYMAQVPLYLKQFDIDGDDHSLSEISQLLKKLIRLCAETKFKVDELKKLLSDIFYNTPTVPFFIKDSVLELMLETKVLFRPADFKGALDIYEAELLKETHKKDRFLWTHGYFDNAINLATRLGVDVKIWHERLGDMHTHIAELENKPERNWLKGKAISSAIEAYRNAGHAEKKKNAEQLLFELKPHIKLTSVRIPANDDEIKQYETLQKYIKNECKNLLLEPPEQIYASLIEGWFFPNAAAIGEKVKTIKSTFDLFTVVQFDNNKNIRTEQADAGKNKRFNEAYSRYLEHYTLQYLHYVFVPGIKSGHLTYRNFLAFLKERTWLGEPYLETDLSGNVLSFNWISMLAPAIVEYFVQVQSWVWSAGYTPSFMLPIESLTLKMEGLLRNFAERLNISTTVLGKNGTQEAYIHNILEDERIQTYFDQEDVQFFKFLFANEGGINLRNNIAHCLYNVTDYSLDKMHLLLAALIRIAKYQILKKE; this is encoded by the coding sequence ATGAAAAAGGATAAAGTCGATTTAAAAGAAATTAAAGTGATGTCGCAGCTTTACGAACTTCTCGAAAAGGATGCATTGCTGCTGACCAGAGATCACAGGTTACTTGACGTTTTAGTTGACTATAGAAATCAAACGGAAAATACCGATGAGAAACAGTTGGCCCAATGGGAATTAGAAGCGTTCTTATTTGGCTTTCACGGTATTGATCCGTTCGCCTACAGCACCTCAACCGGCGCGGAACCAGGCACCTACAACGAGTTCCCAGACATGGATGATTTTCAAGCCAAGGCTTTTAATTACCTGCGGCAACGATGTGTACAGGCAAATAATCCTGTTTTGGTAGCGCGTTATCACCACCTTGTTTGGCGGGGGCCGAAAGGAATAAAAAATAAAGCTTTTGCAACCCGCGCAATTGATGGATACATGGCTCAAGTCCCACTGTATTTAAAACAGTTCGATATTGATGGCGACGATCATAGCCTTTCTGAAATAAGCCAGTTGCTCAAAAAGCTTATTCGACTATGTGCGGAAACCAAATTTAAAGTAGACGAACTTAAAAAGCTACTTTCAGATATTTTTTACAACACACCCACCGTCCCCTTTTTTATTAAAGATTCCGTACTGGAGCTGATGTTGGAAACCAAGGTTTTATTTAGGCCTGCCGACTTCAAGGGAGCACTGGACATATATGAAGCTGAGTTGTTAAAAGAGACTCATAAAAAAGATAGATTTCTTTGGACACACGGGTATTTCGACAATGCAATAAATTTGGCGACAAGGCTTGGGGTAGACGTAAAAATATGGCACGAGCGCTTGGGCGATATGCACACGCACATTGCAGAACTTGAAAATAAGCCTGAGCGCAACTGGCTTAAAGGAAAGGCAATAAGTTCTGCCATAGAGGCTTACCGGAATGCTGGGCATGCGGAAAAAAAGAAAAACGCAGAACAGTTGCTGTTTGAGTTAAAGCCGCATATCAAGTTAACAAGTGTTCGAATACCGGCCAATGACGATGAAATTAAGCAATATGAGACACTGCAAAAGTATATTAAGAACGAGTGTAAAAATCTGTTGCTTGAACCACCGGAGCAAATTTATGCAAGCTTGATTGAGGGTTGGTTTTTTCCCAATGCCGCTGCGATAGGCGAAAAAGTAAAGACGATAAAATCAACTTTTGACCTATTCACGGTCGTTCAGTTTGACAATAACAAGAACATTCGGACTGAGCAGGCCGATGCCGGAAAAAATAAGCGGTTCAATGAGGCTTACAGCAGGTATCTTGAACATTATACTTTGCAGTATTTGCACTATGTATTTGTTCCGGGCATCAAATCCGGACATCTGACTTATCGTAATTTCCTGGCTTTTCTCAAAGAACGCACCTGGCTGGGCGAACCTTATTTGGAAACCGATTTATCGGGCAATGTCTTGTCATTTAACTGGATTTCGATGTTAGCTCCTGCCATTGTTGAATATTTCGTCCAGGTGCAAAGCTGGGTATGGAGCGCCGGTTACACGCCAAGTTTTATGCTTCCTATAGAAAGTTTGACTTTGAAAATGGAGGGCCTGCTTAGAAACTTTGCAGAGCGTCTAAACATTTCTACAACTGTTCTCGGAAAGAATGGTACTCAGGAGGCGTATATACATAATATATTGGAGGATGAACGAATACAGACTTATTTTGATCAGGAAGATGTGCAGTTTTTTAAATTTT
- a CDS encoding type IV secretory system conjugative DNA transfer family protein has protein sequence MYELKPFTPIARTNWRNDNRLFGIKPKDRLHGMLVIGKSGMGKSQLLVNMALDDIVKGNGICVLDPHGQVSEMIKRRIPRERLKDVIDFDAANADALPAFNPLHGVPEHQRELVASEMVATFKKLFDDAWGSKMERTLRMSCLTLLQYPNSTLLDIHPLLTDSAFRAEVLQAVSDPHVLAFWNREFGLPAAGAQAAAILPILNKVGVLLSNRTLRGIFGRQGGISLERCMNEGKIVLCNLPKGVIGQDVAGVLGSFLISGIQNAAMRRVNVPAGELKPFYLFIDECHNFLSASFASMLPEVRKFGVGIFLAHQYLDQLAPDIRTSVLNSVGSIICFRIGFSDAKVMEKEFYPTFGYEDFVNLPLYHIYIKLLIDGSESKGFSAVTLPSFDSS, from the coding sequence ATGTACGAACTGAAACCCTTCACCCCCATCGCCCGCACCAACTGGCGCAACGACAACAGGCTGTTTGGAATTAAGCCGAAGGACCGACTGCACGGCATGCTGGTTATCGGAAAATCAGGTATGGGAAAATCCCAATTATTGGTCAACATGGCGCTTGACGACATTGTGAAGGGCAACGGGATCTGCGTGCTGGACCCTCACGGCCAGGTAAGCGAGATGATAAAGCGCCGCATTCCCAGGGAGCGGCTCAAGGACGTAATCGACTTTGACGCGGCCAACGCCGACGCCCTTCCCGCGTTCAACCCCCTGCACGGCGTGCCGGAGCACCAGCGCGAACTGGTGGCCTCGGAAATGGTTGCGACGTTCAAAAAGCTGTTCGACGACGCGTGGGGGAGCAAGATGGAGCGGACCCTGCGCATGTCCTGCCTGACGCTGCTCCAGTACCCCAACTCGACCCTGCTCGACATACACCCGCTGCTGACCGACAGCGCGTTCCGCGCGGAAGTGCTGCAAGCCGTTTCCGACCCGCACGTCCTGGCCTTCTGGAACAGGGAGTTCGGGCTGCCTGCGGCCGGCGCGCAGGCGGCGGCCATTCTGCCCATACTGAACAAGGTGGGCGTGCTGCTGTCGAACAGGACGCTGCGGGGCATCTTCGGCCGACAGGGCGGCATCTCGCTGGAGCGGTGCATGAACGAGGGGAAGATAGTGCTGTGCAACCTGCCCAAGGGCGTCATCGGGCAGGACGTTGCAGGCGTGCTGGGCAGTTTCCTCATCTCCGGCATCCAGAATGCTGCCATGCGCCGGGTGAACGTTCCCGCGGGGGAGTTAAAACCTTTTTATCTGTTCATAGACGAGTGCCACAACTTCCTGTCGGCCTCGTTCGCCAGCATGCTGCCCGAGGTGCGTAAGTTCGGCGTGGGGATATTCCTGGCGCACCAGTACCTCGACCAGCTTGCTCCCGACATTCGCACATCTGTTTTAAATTCAGTTGGTAGCATAATTTGTTTTCGCATTGGGTTTTCCGACGCCAAAGTAATGGAAAAGGAGTTCTATCCTACATTTGGTTATGAAGACTTTGTTAACCTTCCTCTATATCATATCTATATAAAACTACTGATAGATGGTTCGGAGAGCAAGGGGTTCAGCGCGGTTACGCTGCCTTCGTTTGACAGTTCATAA
- a CDS encoding recombinase family protein, translating into MDKEQIAYFEYARKSTEGEDRQALSIPGQLEDTAKLVERERLRVLATFTDSGSAKVPFNRPNYSEMIRRIKKGEAAGVIVWKVDRLVRNHLEGGELVHLLQTGVIRSIWTPNREYLSKDSAILISLETSMAAQYSVDLSERVAKGLAKKAEMGQPPCMARLGYLNTKNTLHGSNKIIADPKRWHLVRKLHDLILTGRYTMREAAAVLNEQFHFRTRGSRHRSSRPLSLSMAHKILSDPFYTGNFYYKGRLYKGAYKPMITMEEHKRIKDILARRNKPKVHKHDFAFTGFIKCGSCGCSITASKKLKKLSTGEYRAYIFYHCTKRKSGTPCAEKHYTTERDILEMIGTEISRITVTQRWKEWALNTVRGNYQPKLDEQSALLQTARSHERSLLAELDTLLDLRIANTINEEKYHQKKAEREMQVLAAREKTRRLEENVNDWENRLSPRLDFAVSAADLLKSDNPKAQKSVCGYLGWNWVLSGKKLTFTRFPWFDYLEKIHFTLSPEITRLEPEKPLQGLTESLFLETVPYLSALVEHIGTLDESKEPANPCGAARTTG; encoded by the coding sequence ATGGATAAGGAACAGATTGCCTATTTTGAATACGCCCGCAAGTCGACCGAGGGAGAAGACCGGCAGGCTTTGTCGATTCCCGGCCAGCTGGAAGACACCGCGAAGCTCGTCGAGCGCGAGCGATTGCGCGTGCTGGCTACCTTTACCGACAGCGGCAGCGCGAAGGTCCCCTTCAACCGCCCCAACTATTCCGAAATGATCCGCCGCATCAAGAAGGGCGAGGCCGCGGGCGTTATCGTGTGGAAGGTCGACCGCCTGGTGCGCAACCACCTGGAAGGCGGCGAACTGGTGCACCTGCTGCAGACGGGCGTCATCAGGTCGATCTGGACGCCAAACCGGGAATACCTGAGCAAGGACAGCGCCATCCTGATATCGCTGGAAACGAGCATGGCCGCGCAGTACAGCGTCGACCTGTCCGAGCGCGTGGCGAAGGGGCTGGCAAAGAAGGCCGAGATGGGCCAGCCGCCCTGTATGGCCCGTCTAGGGTACCTGAACACGAAAAACACCCTGCACGGCTCCAACAAGATCATTGCCGATCCCAAGCGGTGGCACCTGGTGCGCAAGCTTCACGACCTGATACTGACCGGCCGGTACACGATGAGAGAGGCGGCGGCTGTCCTTAACGAGCAGTTTCACTTCCGCACCCGCGGCAGCAGGCACCGCAGCAGCCGCCCCCTGTCGCTGTCGATGGCACACAAGATACTCAGCGACCCGTTCTATACCGGCAACTTCTACTACAAGGGCAGGCTGTACAAGGGCGCCTACAAGCCGATGATCACCATGGAAGAGCACAAAAGGATAAAGGACATCCTCGCCCGACGGAACAAGCCCAAGGTGCACAAGCATGACTTCGCGTTTACCGGCTTCATAAAGTGCGGCAGCTGCGGCTGCTCCATCACGGCATCCAAAAAGCTGAAGAAGCTGAGCACGGGAGAGTACAGGGCCTACATCTTTTACCACTGCACCAAGCGCAAGAGCGGCACCCCCTGCGCCGAAAAGCACTACACCACGGAGCGGGACATCCTGGAGATGATCGGCACGGAAATCTCGAGGATAACGGTAACGCAAAGATGGAAGGAGTGGGCGCTAAACACCGTTCGCGGCAACTACCAGCCGAAACTGGACGAGCAATCGGCACTTCTGCAAACCGCAAGGTCGCATGAGCGTTCCCTTTTGGCCGAACTCGACACCCTGCTTGACCTCCGAATCGCCAATACCATCAATGAGGAAAAATACCATCAAAAGAAAGCCGAGCGCGAGATGCAGGTATTGGCCGCGCGGGAAAAGACCAGGCGGCTTGAAGAAAACGTAAACGATTGGGAAAACCGGTTGTCGCCAAGGCTTGACTTCGCCGTTTCCGCAGCCGACCTGCTCAAAAGCGACAATCCCAAGGCCCAAAAATCGGTGTGCGGCTACTTAGGTTGGAACTGGGTGCTATCGGGCAAAAAACTAACGTTTACAAGGTTTCCGTGGTTTGATTACCTGGAAAAAATCCATTTTACCCTCAGCCCCGAAATCACACGGTTGGAACCAGAAAAACCCTTACAGGGATTGACGGAATCACTTTTTTTGGAAACTGTTCCATACTTGTCCGCCCTCGTTGAGCACATTGGAACTTTGGACGAGTCGAAGGAGCCGGCAAACCCCTGCGGCGCGGCGCGCACCACCGGATAG
- a CDS encoding helix-turn-helix transcriptional regulator, which translates to MNKPKHPNSIREHRLARGLTQRELSDTIGLRCESRLSRWENGLSLPSATNLLLIASSLRAAPEEILAPFPRRPRGGRTPQGPRALP; encoded by the coding sequence ATGAACAAGCCAAAGCACCCCAACAGCATACGCGAGCACCGCCTCGCCCGCGGCCTCACACAGCGGGAACTCTCCGACACGATCGGGCTGCGCTGCGAGTCGCGCCTGTCGCGCTGGGAGAACGGGCTGTCGCTACCCTCCGCTACGAACCTTCTCCTGATCGCCTCATCTCTTCGAGCAGCCCCGGAGGAAATTCTTGCGCCGTTCCCTCGGCGGCCTCGCGGCGGACGCACTCCGCAAGGCCCGCGAGCGCTTCCCTGA
- a CDS encoding MerR family transcriptional regulator — protein MPQESETEYYPLSAVAAALGVSRVSAFRYVKAGKLAAIRIGRGYYVSDFAYRDYLVDHVLPPGIREALAGLAECVRREAAEGTAQEFPPGLLEEMRRSGEGS, from the coding sequence ATGCCGCAGGAAAGCGAAACCGAATACTACCCGCTCAGCGCGGTTGCGGCCGCGCTCGGCGTCAGCCGCGTGAGCGCCTTCAGGTACGTGAAGGCGGGAAAGCTCGCGGCAATCAGGATCGGGCGCGGCTATTACGTGTCGGACTTCGCCTACAGGGACTACCTCGTCGACCACGTCCTCCCGCCGGGCATCAGGGAAGCGCTCGCGGGCCTTGCGGAGTGCGTCCGCCGCGAGGCCGCCGAGGGAACGGCGCAAGAATTTCCTCCGGGGCTGCTCGAAGAGATGAGGCGATCAGGAGAAGGTTCGTAG
- a CDS encoding helix-turn-helix domain-containing protein: MNKPKHPNSIRERRLARGLTQRELSDLLGLRCESRLSRWENGLSLPSTTNLIEIARSLRARPEELIEADKSCKGINIS, translated from the coding sequence ATGAACAAGCCAAAGCACCCCAACAGCATACGCGAGCGCCGCCTCGCCCGCGGCCTCACACAGCGGGAGCTTTCGGACTTGCTCGGCCTGCGCTGCGAGTCGCGGCTGTCGCGGTGGGAGAACGGCCTCTCGCTGCCCTCTACCACTAACCTGATTGAGATTGCCCGATCACTTCGGGCAAGACCGGAGGAACTTATCGAAGCAGATAAATCCTGCAAAGGAATAAATATTTCATAG